A stretch of DNA from bacterium:
CGCTCCGCACCGTGCTGTGCTCGCGCGCGGAAGACCTGCCGGCCTTCGACGAAGAGTTCGAGCGGTTCTGGCAGGCGCCGGCCTTCGGGCCCGTGATGCCGGGACCCGACGAGGACACGGCCGAGACCGACGCCGCGGGAGCCGCGCCGGAGAGCGGGCGCGCCGAGCTCACCGTCACCGATTGGGCCGAGGAAGGCAGTCCCTCCGAGGACGAGCGCTCCGTGCCGGCCTACAGCCCCGCCGAGCTCCGCGCGTCGAAGGACTTCAGCGCGTTCTCCGCCGACGATCTTGAAGAGATCACCGAGCTGATCATGCGGATTGCCCGCCGCATCGCGATGCGCCTGTCGCGGCGGATGCGCGCGGCGCGCCGCGGAGAGCGCGTCGACCTCCGCCGCACGATCCGCCGCAGCCTCCAGTACGGCGGGGACCCCGCGGCGCTGGTGTGGCGCCGGCGGAAGATCCGGAAAGTCCGCATCGTCCTGCTCTGCGACGTCAGCGGCTCGATGGACGTGTACAGCCGGTTCCTGGTGCAGTTCGTCTACGCGCTGCAGGGGGTGGTGGGGCGCGTCGAGTCGTTCTTCTTCAGCACGTCGCTTACGCGGGTGACGGACGCTCTGGCCCATCGGGACATCCGCCACGCGCTGGCGGAGGCGTCGCGCCACGTGCCGGACTGGTCGGGCGGCACCAAGATCGGCGCATCGCTGCGCACCTTCAACGAGCAGTACGGATCGCTGGTGGACGGCCGGACGATCGTCGTGGTCGCCAGCGACGGGTGGGATACCGGCGACCTCGACGTGCTCGTCGCGGCGATGCGCGTGCTGCGCGCGCGGGCCGGCAAGGTGATCTGGCTGAACCCGCTGCTCGGCAGCCCGGGGTACGAGCCGGTGACGCAGGGGATGGCCGCCGCGCTCCCGTTCGTGGACGTCTTCGCCTCCGCCCACAACCTCGCCAGCCTGCGGGTGCTCGAACGGCATCTGCGGCGGCCGCGCGGGGCGCGCGGCCGCGGGTCGGTGCGGCGCGTCCTGCTGCGCGCGCTGGCGAGCCGGGGAGGGTTGGCATGAAGGAGCTGCGGGACATCCTCGACGCGCTGGCCGAGGCGCAGGCCCGGGGAGAACGGACCGCGCTCGGCACGGTGATTCGCGTGCGCGGTTCGACGTACCGGCGCGAGGGCGCGCGCCTCCTGATTCGCGCCGACGGCCGCACGGTCGGGTCGGTCAGCGGGGGCTGCCTGGAGGGCGACATCGCCGAGATCGCGCGCGGGGTGCTCGACTCGGGGCAGGCGCGGCTCGCGCAGTACGATCTGACGTCCGACGACGACGCGGTGTGGGGCCTCGGGTTGGGCTGCAACGGCGCGATCGACGTGTTCATCGAACCCGTCGCGGGCGATCTGCCCGCGCGGCTTCGCCGCGCGATCGACGAGCGGCGGACGCTCGTCCTCGCCACGCTCATCGCCGGGC
This window harbors:
- a CDS encoding VWA domain-containing protein — translated: MKWTRPGSLAANLTLFGRRLRGRGLLVGPAETGLALTALETINLADRDAVRLALRTVLCSRAEDLPAFDEEFERFWQAPAFGPVMPGPDEDTAETDAAGAAPESGRAELTVTDWAEEGSPSEDERSVPAYSPAELRASKDFSAFSADDLEEITELIMRIARRIAMRLSRRMRAARRGERVDLRRTIRRSLQYGGDPAALVWRRRKIRKVRIVLLCDVSGSMDVYSRFLVQFVYALQGVVGRVESFFFSTSLTRVTDALAHRDIRHALAEASRHVPDWSGGTKIGASLRTFNEQYGSLVDGRTIVVVASDGWDTGDLDVLVAAMRVLRARAGKVIWLNPLLGSPGYEPVTQGMAAALPFVDVFASAHNLASLRVLERHLRRPRGARGRGSVRRVLLRALASRGGLA